One window from the genome of Corynebacterium sp. SCR221107 encodes:
- a CDS encoding metallophosphoesterase family protein, whose protein sequence is MTQTLWAVADLHAAVKANAPWIDAIQPKDPGDWLIVAGDVAERTELVLQVLNTLRKRFARVIWVPGNHELFSRSTDRHQGRAKYDELVEGCRRIDVLTPEDPYPVFGGVTLVPLFTLYDYSFKPQELTVEQAVQAARDKQVMLTDEFAIAPFVDVRAWCWDRLAYSVRRLSRVQGPTILINHWPLVVEPVNQLRLKEIGLWCGTRHTRTWAQRYNAQRVVYGHLHMPGTVNVDGIVHEEVSLGYPREWGRLPEDRQWPIPVMEVK, encoded by the coding sequence GTGACGCAGACACTGTGGGCCGTCGCGGATTTGCACGCGGCGGTGAAGGCTAACGCCCCGTGGATCGACGCTATCCAGCCGAAGGATCCGGGCGATTGGCTCATCGTGGCTGGTGACGTTGCCGAGCGTACTGAGCTGGTGTTGCAGGTGCTCAATACGTTGCGGAAGCGTTTCGCGCGGGTGATCTGGGTGCCCGGCAATCATGAGCTGTTTTCTCGTTCCACTGACCGCCATCAGGGGCGAGCGAAATACGACGAGCTTGTGGAAGGCTGCCGTCGCATCGATGTGTTAACACCTGAGGATCCGTATCCGGTTTTTGGCGGCGTCACCCTCGTGCCCTTGTTTACCTTGTACGACTATTCCTTCAAGCCGCAGGAACTGACTGTGGAGCAGGCGGTGCAGGCTGCCCGCGACAAGCAGGTTATGCTTACCGACGAATTTGCCATCGCGCCCTTCGTCGACGTGCGTGCGTGGTGTTGGGATCGCCTGGCCTATTCAGTGCGCAGGCTATCGCGTGTGCAAGGACCGACGATCCTCATTAACCACTGGCCACTGGTGGTGGAGCCGGTCAATCAATTGCGTTTGAAAGAAATCGGGCTGTGGTGCGGGACCCGTCACACCCGCACCTGGGCGCAGCGTTACAACGCCCAGCGCGTGGTCTATGGGCACCTGCACATGCCGGGGACTGTGAACGTCGATGGCATCGTCCACGAGGAGGTCTCTTTGGGTTATCCGCGTGAGTGGGGACGATTGCCCGAGGATCGACAGTGGCCGATTCCAGTCATGGAGGTGAAGTGA
- a CDS encoding MATE family efflux transporter codes for MSTVLALALPALGVLSATPLFLLLDTSVVGHTSALNLAALGAGTTIYSQVTTQLTFLSYGTTARASRAFGAGKRDQAIMEGVQATWVALAVGIVLCILVWGGAPTLALWLSSDAGVAELSARWLRVTAFGIPLVLCVMAGNGWLRGIQNTRLPLAFTLAGVIPGAIAIPFFVARWGIVGSAVANFMGTAITASLFLGCLWYTFRRTGDQGKRGSWRPDVSIIRQQLRMGSHLIVRSLSFQVCFISAAAVASRFGSASLAAHQVLLQLWNFLSLVLDSLAIAAQTLTGAALGAGAVRRARAVGVKVVTYSTVFAIVLAGVFALGWQAIPRQFSSDAAVLEAIAGPWWLLIVLIVLGGVVFAFDGVLLGAGDSAFLRNLTISAALLGFLPFVWASLYFDFGLIGVWVGLVTFVAIRLIGVAWRFQSMRWAKTGQ; via the coding sequence ATGTCAACGGTGTTGGCGCTCGCGCTGCCGGCGCTGGGCGTGCTGTCGGCGACTCCATTGTTCTTGTTGCTCGATACATCCGTGGTCGGTCATACGTCAGCGCTCAACCTCGCCGCACTCGGTGCCGGTACGACGATCTATTCGCAGGTGACCACCCAGCTCACCTTTTTGTCCTATGGCACCACGGCCAGGGCATCTCGCGCCTTTGGGGCGGGGAAAAGAGACCAGGCAATCATGGAAGGCGTTCAAGCCACCTGGGTCGCCCTCGCCGTGGGAATAGTTCTTTGCATCCTGGTGTGGGGAGGTGCCCCCACGCTGGCGCTGTGGTTGAGCTCCGATGCCGGCGTCGCGGAGCTGTCAGCGAGGTGGTTGCGCGTGACAGCTTTTGGCATTCCGCTGGTGTTGTGCGTTATGGCGGGCAATGGTTGGCTGCGCGGGATCCAAAATACTCGCTTACCACTTGCCTTTACGTTGGCCGGCGTGATTCCCGGCGCGATCGCGATTCCCTTCTTCGTGGCGCGCTGGGGCATCGTGGGGTCCGCTGTCGCCAATTTCATGGGTACCGCGATTACAGCTTCGTTGTTTTTGGGGTGTTTGTGGTACACCTTCCGGCGCACGGGGGACCAAGGAAAACGGGGTTCGTGGCGCCCGGATGTGTCGATCATCAGGCAGCAGCTTCGGATGGGTTCGCACTTGATCGTTCGATCGTTGAGTTTTCAGGTTTGCTTTATCAGCGCGGCAGCGGTGGCAAGCCGTTTTGGCTCGGCCTCACTTGCAGCGCATCAGGTGTTGTTGCAGCTGTGGAATTTTCTTTCACTGGTCTTGGATTCGCTTGCCATCGCAGCCCAGACGCTCACGGGGGCTGCATTGGGTGCAGGTGCGGTGCGCAGGGCGCGCGCTGTGGGGGTGAAAGTGGTGACCTATTCGACGGTGTTCGCCATTGTCCTGGCAGGAGTCTTCGCCCTTGGGTGGCAAGCGATTCCGCGGCAATTTAGTAGCGATGCGGCCGTGTTGGAGGCAATCGCCGGTCCCTGGTGGTTGCTTATCGTTTTGATCGTGCTGGGTGGGGTGGTGTTCGCCTTTGATGGGGTTTTGCTGGGGGCGGGTGACTCCGCGTTCTTGCGCAATCTTACGATTTCGGCTGCCCTGCTCGGCTTCTTGCCATTTGTGTGGGCGTCACTGTACTTCGACTTTGGTTTGATTGGAGTGTGGGTTGGTCTCGTTACCTTCGTTGCCATTCGTCTTATAGGTGTAGCATGGCGGTTTCAGTCCATGCGATGGGCGAAAACGGGACAATGA